CAAGAGTAggggaagaagaaacaaaagcatAAATCAGAATCTGCACATTTAGATTATATAGTTAAGCAAGCCTGCAGTTTTGCTGCAATAACTTATAAGTTAACAGGGGAAGAGAATGAAAAGAgtgttcttgttgttgttgttgtctctcTTCTTACAAGTAAGCCATTAAATCACAAACATACATAATTAAGAATCAGACACATGCAAAAATAAAAGCAGGGTTGATGATTAAGCTCAGCTTCTGGTTTTCAGACAAGGCAGCATCTGAAAAATTCTTCCAAGCTACTCAACTGCAAAACATggttaataaaatattcatctAGACAAGGAAGAAACTTAACATACTGTAAGCATATCTGATGAACATTTTAGACCAATCAAAGCAAGCTCATTACTAGTTTTAAGACAAGGTACATTGCTGCTGTAAGATTCCGattgaaagaaaagaactttACTAACCCTTGGTTATCGAGATTCCCATGACCGCCGCTACTCCCTCCGCTTCCGTAAGACACGTCATCACCGGCAGCTGAATTCTGCCACACGCTCTGCCAGGCCTGAGAAGGAGGCTGAGCATAAACACCACTAGGATCCATCGCCGGCCTTCCGATCATCATACCTCCAGGAACAGCCGGCTGACCCATAGGCGGGTAGTAATAAGGAACGCCGCTCACGGCCGGAGCCGCCACCATACTCCCTAAAGCcgcctcttcctcctccttgaTCTCTTCCCTGGGGACGATGTCAACGAGGAAATCGAAGATATCGGTTCTGGTAATCGCGGCGGCTATGTCGTTCTTCTGAAGCGTACGGCGCTTGTTCTCCTCGGCGTGGAGCCAAGATCTGATGGTGAGCTCGAGGATGAAAAGCTCGCAGGCCTTGGCGAAGAGGATCGGCGCTTCGGCGGAGATCATGCGGACGTCCTCGTCGGCTTTCATGATCTTTTTGATGCGAGCGAGAGGGAGCTGGTGGTTCTTGAAATCGTTCACCTGTTCGATCTCCTTGCGCTGGTAGCTCCAGAACATTTGTAGCTGTTGAAGCTGTTGCTGGAGGAGGTG
This genomic interval from Brassica napus cultivar Da-Ae chromosome A6, Da-Ae, whole genome shotgun sequence contains the following:
- the LOC106347913 gene encoding nuclear transcription factor Y subunit C-4, whose amino-acid sequence is MDNNNQQPPPPPTSVYPPASAATAIPPPPPSGSTPIIPGGGGASYHHLLQQQLQQLQMFWSYQRKEIEQVNDFKNHQLPLARIKKIMKADEDVRMISAEAPILFAKACELFILELTIRSWLHAEENKRRTLQKNDIAAAITRTDIFDFLVDIVPREEIKEEEEAALGSMVAAPAVSGVPYYYPPMGQPAVPGGMMIGRPAMDPSGVYAQPPSQAWQSVWQNSAAGDDVSYGSGGSSGGHGNLDNQG